Proteins encoded within one genomic window of Pseudalkalibacillus sp. SCS-8:
- the yhfH gene encoding protein YhfH, producing MSKLESPMKFFRNLPKKKCPECGEHIVEQAESYFMECERCLAKREE from the coding sequence ATGAGCAAGTTGGAGAGCCCAATGAAGTTTTTCAGAAACCTGCCTAAGAAAAAGTGCCCGGAGTGTGGGGAGCATATCGTTGAGCAAGCTGAATCCTATTTCATGGAATGTGAAAGATGCTTAGCGAAAAGAGAAGAGTAA
- a CDS encoding VOC family protein — protein sequence MIKNLGTVAVYVEDQQKAKTFWTEKVGFEVVKEMPMGPDTFWLEVAPANAPTRLVLYPKAMMQGHEQMKASIVFECDDVIKTYETMMENGVSFKEEPKEMQWGTFVQFTDEDGNEFILKG from the coding sequence ATGATCAAAAATTTAGGTACTGTAGCGGTTTATGTTGAAGACCAACAAAAAGCGAAAACCTTTTGGACGGAAAAAGTCGGTTTCGAGGTAGTGAAGGAGATGCCGATGGGTCCAGACACATTTTGGCTAGAGGTGGCCCCTGCAAATGCACCGACTCGTTTAGTGCTCTATCCGAAAGCGATGATGCAAGGGCATGAACAGATGAAAGCATCCATTGTTTTTGAATGTGATGATGTTATAAAAACATATGAAACGATGATGGAGAATGGCGTCTCGTTTAAGGAGGAGCCGAAAGAAATGCAATGGGGAACGTTCGTTCAATTTACTGATGAAGATGGAAATGAATTTATTTTAAAAGGATAA
- a CDS encoding helix-turn-helix domain-containing protein: protein MKYEERKPPKELEPYVKCFWLLHREYDERDDEEVLWPDGCIEMIFHFGASYQVKGKPMETSFLIGTLTHYHIIKAMGTIKLFGIRLKPWGLKYFKDLNVKELKDGFIALKDVFRSDKVNQLEQKLAHASFEEGLPHLESFLLKGLSHNELDPVFLSTLEEIYEDPKGTDIQSVVEKSHYSKRQYERKCSDWTGLTPKKLSKVARFNQVRLRIFFDPDVDLHDCMYEFGYFDYAHFSKEFKESLGLTPKEYQRWILDKANKPKEDVVFLHDEPE, encoded by the coding sequence GTGAAGTATGAAGAGAGAAAGCCGCCAAAAGAGCTGGAGCCTTATGTAAAATGCTTCTGGCTTCTTCATAGGGAATATGACGAGCGTGACGATGAAGAAGTTTTATGGCCGGACGGCTGTATTGAAATGATCTTTCATTTCGGTGCATCCTATCAAGTCAAAGGCAAACCGATGGAGACCTCCTTTTTGATCGGAACTTTGACTCACTATCACATTATAAAAGCAATGGGAACCATCAAGCTGTTTGGAATCCGCTTGAAGCCATGGGGACTTAAATATTTTAAGGATTTGAATGTAAAAGAGTTAAAGGATGGCTTCATTGCCCTGAAGGATGTATTTAGGTCTGATAAGGTCAATCAACTCGAACAAAAACTCGCCCACGCTTCATTTGAAGAAGGGCTTCCCCATTTAGAAAGCTTTTTACTGAAAGGTTTGTCCCATAACGAGCTTGATCCAGTTTTCTTATCTACTCTTGAAGAAATTTATGAGGATCCGAAGGGAACAGATATCCAATCCGTTGTTGAGAAGAGTCACTATTCGAAAAGACAGTATGAACGAAAATGCAGTGATTGGACAGGGCTTACTCCGAAAAAGCTAAGTAAGGTTGCTCGCTTCAACCAGGTCAGGCTTAGGATCTTTTTTGATCCGGATGTCGATCTTCATGATTGCATGTATGAATTCGGTTATTTTGATTATGCTCACTTTTCCAAGGAGTTCAAGGAAAGTCTCGGCCTTACACCGAAGGAGTATCAAAGGTGGATTTTAGATAAAGCGAATAAACCGAAGGAAGACGTCGTTTTTTTACATGATGAGCCTGAATGA
- a CDS encoding GNAT family N-acetyltransferase, with translation MKIRYKDLQVKDLHNRLLEVFNRYQVTQQVWHKEEGNFSVRDDHFIDEWDDTHKARVIQDLKRCIEKGGAVIGAFADDKLVGFANVEGERFGSRNQYVELPYIHVSNEYRKHGIGKELFKRCCEKASDLGAEKVYIGAHPAVETQHFYRSLGCTYAEEINQRIYEKEPLDMQLEFRL, from the coding sequence TTGAAAATTAGATATAAAGACTTACAGGTAAAAGATTTGCACAACCGGCTATTGGAGGTTTTCAATCGTTATCAAGTGACGCAACAGGTCTGGCATAAGGAGGAAGGAAATTTCTCCGTAAGAGACGATCATTTCATTGATGAGTGGGATGATACGCACAAAGCAAGAGTCATTCAAGACCTGAAACGGTGTATCGAAAAAGGTGGAGCGGTAATAGGAGCATTTGCGGATGATAAGTTGGTTGGTTTTGCAAATGTGGAAGGCGAAAGGTTCGGATCCAGGAATCAGTATGTTGAGCTTCCCTACATCCATGTTTCAAATGAGTACCGTAAGCACGGTATAGGTAAGGAATTGTTTAAACGATGTTGCGAGAAAGCATCGGATTTAGGAGCGGAGAAAGTATACATTGGTGCTCACCCTGCAGTTGAAACCCAGCACTTTTACCGTTCGCTAGGTTGTACATATGCTGAGGAAATCAATCAAAGAATATATGAAAAAGAGCCATTAGATATGCAGCTGGAATTTCGATTATGA
- a CDS encoding sodium:proton antiporter: protein MSVSQVILLLLIGYIVFTIDKKQKNVPVPVLLVLIGIGLSFIPYFSGIEVTKEVIYGIFLPGLLFKAAYSFSPKALKANAGIIGMLSTIGIIVTTLFLGALIAFIGGLFTSISFVGALVIAAILTPTDPVSVVSILKKATSDDSNVADVVDGESMINDGTSVVLFGVISGIYMENKSFDFLSFLGEFLYMGVGGAVLGLVIGWIFSKAIHITHHKDYQVMLSIIIAYGVFHIAEHLGFSGVLATVAAGVMLAWEFNHTNKEDHYQEALSGFWDVVEPSILSLVFLLIGIVATEHLYMDLWGLAFIIFLLSMLVRFVVIYGTTQMFGPWRRDIGLKKAALITWSGIRGTMSVVLILSLHEKATGDLDLLLSLSFSVVVLSLVIQSLGVYPLSKKLIHSS from the coding sequence ATGTCGGTCTCGCAGGTCATCCTATTACTCCTCATCGGATACATCGTCTTCACGATTGATAAAAAGCAAAAAAACGTTCCTGTCCCAGTTCTACTCGTATTGATCGGGATCGGTTTATCGTTCATCCCTTACTTTTCTGGTATAGAGGTAACTAAGGAAGTCATTTATGGCATTTTCCTGCCTGGTTTATTGTTTAAAGCGGCCTACAGCTTCTCCCCAAAGGCGTTGAAGGCTAATGCAGGAATCATCGGGATGTTGAGTACGATCGGCATCATCGTAACCACACTGTTTTTAGGTGCTTTGATCGCTTTCATAGGAGGCTTGTTTACGAGCATTTCCTTTGTCGGAGCGCTTGTCATCGCCGCAATTCTAACACCGACAGATCCCGTTTCGGTTGTGTCGATTTTGAAAAAGGCGACTTCTGATGATTCGAATGTGGCGGATGTCGTAGACGGGGAATCCATGATCAACGATGGGACAAGTGTCGTCCTTTTCGGTGTCATTTCAGGAATATATATGGAGAACAAATCATTCGATTTTCTTTCGTTTCTCGGTGAGTTCTTATATATGGGTGTAGGCGGTGCAGTCCTTGGCCTCGTGATCGGCTGGATTTTCAGTAAGGCGATCCATATTACCCACCATAAGGATTATCAAGTGATGTTAAGTATCATCATTGCCTATGGTGTATTTCATATTGCAGAGCATCTCGGCTTTTCCGGTGTTCTTGCAACTGTTGCTGCAGGCGTGATGTTAGCGTGGGAGTTCAACCATACGAACAAGGAAGATCATTATCAGGAGGCACTTTCAGGATTTTGGGATGTTGTTGAACCTTCCATTTTATCGTTAGTGTTTTTACTGATCGGTATCGTGGCTACGGAACATCTCTATATGGATCTTTGGGGACTCGCGTTCATCATATTCCTCTTATCTATGCTCGTACGGTTCGTTGTCATTTATGGCACTACTCAGATGTTTGGTCCTTGGCGTCGGGACATCGGTTTGAAAAAGGCAGCTCTCATTACGTGGTCAGGAATTCGCGGAACGATGTCCGTCGTCCTCATACTCAGCCTGCATGAAAAGGCAACGGGTGACTTGGATCTGTTATTATCCTTATCCTTTTCAGTAGTTGTCCTCTCATTAGTCATTCAAAGTCTGGGTGTCTATCCTTTGTCGAAGAAGTTGATCCATTCAAGTTGA
- the ade gene encoding adenine deaminase produces the protein MTIGQEVIGLNLNFERLKKRIEAAGKQTTADLVIKNGRIIDVFNGEILLGDVAITDGFIVGIGEYEGNHIIDAADRYICPSFIDGHVHIESSMVTPSEYAKVVLPHGVTTVITDPHEIANVSGKEGIEFIIQDSEDIPLDVLLMLPSCVPATPFENSGATLTAQDLEPFFEHRRVLGLAEVMDYPSLHQAKKEMLDKLLTTWKHRSHIDGHLAGLDQTAINTYRAAGISTDHECTTAAEALERLRRGMYVLILEGSAAKNLSALIPVINEQNARRCLFCTDDKHLDDLVENGSIDHNVRLAIQKGIQPIVAIQMASLNAAECYGLSTKGAIAPGYEADFLLLDDLNALTISEVYKGGKLVAKDGIYIGKPMEKETPSPELMETIHTKAISIKDLEIPISDSRKANIIEIVPNQLITKKRLEEVHCEDGHFQPEVSKDLLKLLVIERHKKTGNIGRGIVKGFGLKDGAIATTIAHDSHNIVAAGTNDTDLLKAIHTLQDMNGGLVLVQGGNAVSALSLPIGGLMSTQDYQRIYTELMNMKSRLSDIGFKGSFNPFLTLSFLTLPVIPHLKLTDLGLFDVDTFQHIDV, from the coding sequence ATGACCATCGGACAGGAGGTAATCGGCTTGAATCTCAATTTTGAACGGTTGAAGAAGCGTATCGAAGCTGCCGGAAAACAAACGACCGCAGATTTGGTCATAAAAAATGGGAGAATTATCGATGTCTTTAACGGAGAAATCCTGCTTGGCGATGTTGCCATTACAGATGGGTTTATCGTCGGAATCGGAGAGTATGAAGGCAACCACATCATTGATGCTGCAGACCGCTATATTTGTCCCTCCTTCATAGATGGACATGTTCATATTGAATCCTCAATGGTAACCCCATCAGAGTATGCGAAAGTTGTTTTGCCTCACGGGGTAACGACTGTCATCACCGACCCTCATGAAATCGCCAATGTATCCGGTAAAGAGGGAATTGAGTTCATAATACAGGATTCTGAAGACATCCCGTTAGATGTCCTTCTCATGCTCCCCTCGTGTGTACCGGCTACACCCTTTGAAAACTCAGGTGCAACGTTAACAGCACAGGATCTTGAACCTTTCTTTGAACACAGACGTGTCTTAGGGTTGGCAGAAGTGATGGACTACCCTTCTCTTCACCAGGCGAAAAAAGAAATGCTAGATAAGCTTTTAACAACATGGAAGCACCGGAGTCATATCGATGGTCATCTAGCTGGTTTAGACCAAACCGCTATCAACACCTACAGAGCAGCTGGAATTTCGACGGATCATGAATGTACGACGGCTGCAGAAGCATTGGAACGGCTTCGGAGAGGCATGTACGTCCTCATACTGGAAGGATCCGCAGCCAAAAACCTGTCGGCACTCATCCCAGTCATAAACGAACAGAACGCGCGCAGATGCCTGTTCTGTACAGATGACAAGCATTTGGACGACCTAGTTGAAAACGGCAGCATCGACCATAACGTAAGGCTTGCCATTCAGAAAGGTATCCAACCAATTGTAGCGATTCAAATGGCCTCCCTAAATGCAGCAGAATGCTATGGCTTATCTACGAAAGGCGCGATTGCACCAGGTTATGAGGCTGACTTCCTTTTATTAGACGATCTGAATGCATTAACGATTTCTGAGGTTTATAAAGGTGGAAAGCTTGTCGCTAAAGACGGAATATACATAGGAAAGCCTATGGAAAAAGAAACGCCCTCACCTGAACTGATGGAAACCATCCACACGAAAGCCATTAGTATCAAAGACTTGGAAATCCCCATCTCTGATTCCCGTAAAGCCAACATTATTGAAATTGTGCCAAATCAACTGATTACTAAAAAACGATTGGAAGAAGTCCATTGCGAAGATGGTCACTTCCAGCCCGAAGTATCAAAGGATCTGCTCAAATTACTTGTCATCGAACGGCACAAGAAAACCGGGAACATCGGACGAGGGATCGTAAAAGGCTTCGGACTGAAGGATGGCGCCATTGCGACTACGATTGCTCATGATTCTCATAATATCGTTGCAGCAGGAACAAATGATACTGACCTTCTAAAGGCAATTCATACGCTTCAAGACATGAACGGCGGGCTCGTTTTGGTGCAAGGTGGGAATGCTGTATCTGCATTGTCTCTACCCATCGGTGGGTTAATGTCTACCCAGGATTACCAAAGGATCTATACTGAACTGATGAACATGAAAAGCCGGTTATCCGATATCGGCTTCAAAGGATCATTCAACCCCTTCTTAACATTGTCCTTCTTGACCTTGCCTGTCATTCCGCATCTGAAGCTAACTGATCTCGGTCTCTTTGATGTTGATACCTTTCAGCATATCGATGTCTAG
- a CDS encoding type 1 glutamine amidotransferase family protein, with the protein MQTKNVFLYVFNTMSDWEYGYLIAELNTGRFFKKDLAPLNVVTVGVNKEIVTTMGGLKIKPDITIDDCTLDRECMLILPGGNTWGEDIHQSILKIAGEGLQLGAFVAAICGATDGLANMGYLDSRKHTSNNLEYTKMICPNYKGEKFHMNEPAVSDKNLITASGIAPLEFAMEVLKQIDVCAPDTLQYWYNLNKTHEPQYFFQLMDSLDR; encoded by the coding sequence GTGCAGACCAAAAACGTGTTTCTTTATGTATTCAATACAATGTCGGATTGGGAATATGGATATTTGATTGCAGAACTTAATACAGGAAGATTTTTCAAAAAAGATTTAGCACCTTTAAACGTTGTTACGGTAGGAGTGAATAAAGAAATTGTAACGACAATGGGTGGTCTGAAGATAAAACCAGATATCACTATAGATGATTGTACGCTTGATCGTGAATGCATGCTTATTTTACCTGGAGGGAACACGTGGGGAGAAGATATCCATCAATCTATTTTAAAAATAGCAGGTGAAGGCTTACAGCTCGGTGCTTTTGTTGCTGCAATATGTGGTGCAACAGACGGACTCGCGAATATGGGATATCTAGATTCCCGAAAGCATACAAGCAATAACCTGGAATACACAAAAATGATCTGTCCAAATTATAAAGGTGAAAAGTTTCATATGAATGAACCTGCAGTATCTGATAAGAATTTAATTACGGCATCAGGAATAGCTCCTCTTGAATTTGCTATGGAAGTTTTGAAACAAATAGATGTATGTGCGCCAGATACATTGCAGTATTGGTACAACCTGAATAAAACTCATGAACCCCAATACTTCTTTCAATTAATGGATTCACTAGATCGATAG
- a CDS encoding flagellin, with the protein MTIAFHKINPTNIHLKSQSNITNLFEQLSTGRKVNRAADNAASLSISSKLRAQIRGLKMAERNTQDGISLVQVAESAVRDVHSTLQRLRELSVQASTETLSANDRKAIQDEAVELFKHIDDVSIQTSFNNNKLFTNEIETSVNKVKVGTWWTNPFVHAATFNVPEGENDVLIVRGFFDTISGALFPDINVISPTKELFGWWPYEYKAGEKHLNDYPSLNNGQPLENESNRSSEYAYYSGWAGNPEYMRFNNPVTGEWKLYAQNLGGTKPSDYNVAYDYIGTPKSFKIQVGPSSNDHYEVEMSNISTLALDVDRISFLTADDSQQSIKKLDKAIDYTLSELGKYGAYQNALESKVRQITNYETNLVATDSQLTDLDMAQGVMSVTKEKLLQKVGASLHAHSIDNSTRFADLLFGDKMAQ; encoded by the coding sequence ATGACTATAGCCTTCCATAAAATAAACCCTACCAATATTCATCTTAAATCTCAATCGAACATTACGAATCTATTCGAACAGTTATCGACAGGCAGAAAGGTTAATCGTGCTGCGGATAATGCTGCATCCTTAAGTATATCCTCCAAGCTCCGTGCTCAAATCAGGGGGCTGAAGATGGCGGAGAGGAATACCCAGGATGGGATTTCGTTAGTCCAAGTGGCAGAAAGTGCTGTACGGGATGTTCATTCAACGTTGCAACGTCTCAGGGAGTTGAGTGTACAAGCCTCCACTGAAACGTTATCAGCAAACGATCGGAAAGCGATTCAGGATGAGGCAGTAGAGTTGTTCAAACACATTGATGATGTTTCCATCCAGACCTCATTCAACAACAACAAATTATTCACGAACGAAATTGAAACATCCGTCAATAAAGTCAAGGTAGGCACATGGTGGACTAATCCGTTCGTGCATGCCGCGACATTCAATGTACCTGAAGGGGAAAATGACGTTCTCATTGTGAGAGGTTTCTTTGATACGATTTCTGGAGCACTGTTCCCGGATATCAATGTAATCAGTCCAACGAAGGAACTGTTCGGTTGGTGGCCATATGAATATAAAGCGGGTGAGAAGCACTTAAATGATTATCCATCTCTAAATAATGGGCAACCATTAGAAAATGAGAGCAATCGGTCTTCTGAATATGCCTACTACAGCGGCTGGGCAGGCAATCCGGAATACATGCGGTTCAACAACCCTGTAACAGGCGAATGGAAGTTATATGCTCAGAATCTTGGTGGTACGAAGCCATCCGATTATAATGTCGCTTATGATTACATAGGAACACCCAAATCCTTTAAAATTCAAGTTGGTCCGAGCAGTAATGACCATTATGAAGTCGAAATGAGCAATATCTCTACCCTCGCGTTGGATGTGGACCGAATCTCGTTTTTAACTGCTGATGATAGTCAACAATCGATCAAGAAATTAGACAAGGCCATTGACTATACACTTTCCGAATTAGGAAAATATGGGGCCTATCAAAACGCCCTTGAAAGTAAAGTCAGACAGATTACCAACTATGAAACGAATCTCGTAGCCACAGATTCTCAACTTACTGATCTGGACATGGCTCAAGGCGTCATGAGTGTTACGAAGGAAAAATTACTCCAAAAGGTCGGCGCAAGCCTGCATGCTCATAGCATTGATAACAGTACCCGTTTCGCAGATCTCTTATTTGGAGATAAGATGGCCCAATAA
- a CDS encoding CoA pyrophosphatase, giving the protein MNTEKLIRKMQSHTPSILGNDKRLQFSILIPMIKKNDGLHVLFEVRAKKMRRQPGEICFPGGRVDQQDKSVQETAVREAIEELRIDRPAITHVYPFDYMISPFGMLLNTFVGFLDCDETKLDPNPAEVDEIFTVPLSFFTDHPPEVHKIQFQVKPNEDFPFDLIPGGEDYNWSTREFDEYFYKYDGKVIWGLTARVLFYFVQMIKKEG; this is encoded by the coding sequence ATGAATACGGAAAAATTGATTCGAAAAATGCAAAGCCATACACCGTCCATTCTAGGAAACGACAAGCGGTTACAGTTTTCCATTCTGATTCCGATGATAAAAAAAAATGATGGGCTGCATGTTCTTTTTGAAGTGAGAGCTAAGAAAATGAGGAGACAGCCGGGAGAGATTTGTTTTCCAGGCGGCAGGGTCGACCAGCAGGATAAGAGTGTGCAGGAAACAGCCGTCAGAGAAGCAATTGAAGAGCTGAGGATTGATCGACCTGCAATCACGCATGTGTATCCATTTGATTATATGATCTCGCCTTTCGGAATGCTGTTGAATACCTTTGTCGGGTTTTTGGACTGTGATGAAACGAAGCTTGATCCGAATCCAGCAGAAGTGGACGAAATTTTTACGGTCCCGCTTTCTTTCTTTACAGACCATCCACCTGAGGTTCATAAAATTCAATTCCAGGTGAAACCGAATGAGGACTTTCCATTTGATCTCATCCCTGGCGGTGAGGATTACAATTGGTCGACAAGAGAATTCGATGAGTATTTTTACAAATACGATGGAAAGGTCATCTGGGGATTGACCGCCCGAGTTCTCTTTTATTTTGTACAAATGATTAAAAAAGAGGGCTGA
- a CDS encoding malate:quinone oxidoreductase, with the protein MSNVQKKTDVILIGAGVMSATLGSLLKELSPDWEITVFEKLSSAGEESSNEWNNAGTGHAALCELNYTNEKPDGSIDTAKAVKVNEQFQVSRQFWSYLVNKKLIEKPQEFIMPLPHMSLVHGEKNVDFLKRRFKALSDIPLFKGMEFSDDPEKLMEWLPLIMEGRKMDEPIAATKIDSGTDVNFGALTRKLFDHLEQENVQVNYKHSVENMKRTSDGAWEVKVRDLDGGKIEYHTAKFVFIGGGGGSLPLLQKTGIPESKNVGGFPVSGLFMVCNNPEVIKQHQAKVYGKAKVGAPPMSVPHLDTRFIDNKKSLLFGPFAGFSPKFLKTGSNFDLFGSVKPSNLLTMLSAGVKEIGLTKYLIEQVLLSHEKRMEELREFIPNAKSEDWDIVVAGQRVQIIKDTEAGGKGTLQFGTEVVSSEDGSIAALLGASPGASTAVQVMLEVLQRCFPEQMNEWESKIKEMIPSYGVSLADNPELFEEIHTSTAQTLGLSLSEKELAYN; encoded by the coding sequence ATGAGCAACGTTCAGAAGAAAACAGACGTGATCTTGATTGGTGCCGGAGTCATGAGTGCGACTTTGGGATCACTACTGAAAGAGTTATCACCTGACTGGGAGATTACAGTGTTCGAAAAGCTATCCAGTGCTGGTGAAGAAAGCTCCAATGAATGGAATAATGCTGGGACAGGCCATGCTGCCCTGTGTGAGCTCAACTATACGAATGAAAAACCGGACGGATCCATTGATACGGCGAAAGCAGTAAAGGTCAATGAACAGTTTCAGGTTTCAAGACAATTTTGGTCGTATCTTGTAAATAAAAAGTTGATTGAAAAACCACAAGAATTTATCATGCCTCTTCCGCATATGAGTCTTGTTCATGGCGAGAAGAATGTAGATTTTTTAAAACGACGATTTAAAGCGCTTTCAGATATTCCTTTGTTTAAAGGGATGGAATTTTCCGATGACCCTGAAAAGTTGATGGAATGGTTGCCGTTGATCATGGAAGGTCGAAAGATGGACGAGCCGATTGCCGCAACGAAAATCGACTCAGGGACAGATGTGAACTTCGGTGCGTTAACACGTAAGCTGTTTGACCATTTGGAGCAGGAAAATGTCCAGGTCAACTATAAGCATAGTGTTGAAAATATGAAGCGGACAAGCGATGGTGCTTGGGAAGTGAAAGTCCGTGATCTTGACGGTGGTAAAATTGAATACCACACGGCTAAATTCGTGTTCATCGGTGGTGGGGGCGGAAGTCTTCCATTACTACAAAAAACGGGGATACCAGAGTCTAAAAATGTTGGAGGGTTCCCGGTAAGTGGATTGTTCATGGTTTGTAACAATCCAGAGGTTATTAAACAGCATCAAGCAAAAGTGTACGGGAAAGCGAAGGTTGGAGCGCCTCCAATGTCGGTACCGCATCTTGATACACGTTTTATCGATAACAAAAAGTCCTTATTGTTTGGACCATTTGCCGGCTTCTCACCTAAATTCCTAAAGACAGGATCGAACTTTGATTTGTTCGGATCGGTAAAGCCGAGTAACCTGCTCACTATGTTATCAGCAGGGGTCAAAGAGATCGGATTGACGAAGTATCTCATTGAACAAGTCTTGTTATCCCATGAAAAGCGCATGGAAGAATTGCGTGAATTCATTCCTAACGCAAAAAGTGAGGATTGGGATATTGTCGTAGCGGGTCAACGAGTCCAAATCATTAAAGATACAGAAGCAGGCGGTAAAGGTACCCTTCAATTCGGTACTGAAGTCGTCAGTTCCGAGGACGGCTCGATTGCTGCGTTACTTGGGGCATCACCTGGAGCTTCTACAGCTGTTCAGGTCATGCTTGAAGTATTACAGAGGTGTTTCCCAGAACAGATGAATGAATGGGAGTCGAAAATCAAGGAAATGATACCGTCTTACGGCGTATCATTAGCGGACAACCCTGAGTTGTTCGAGGAAATCCACACGTCAACCGCACAGACACTTGGCTTAAGCCTCAGCGAAAAAGAGCTTGCCTATAACTAA